The Acidobacteriota bacterium genome window below encodes:
- a CDS encoding thioesterase, with translation MRISASTAWVIRPRPIPNATRRLFCFPYAGGGATVFHAWSRLLPPTVELCNIQLPGRGSRLGETPFTSLPPLIEAVASALTPFFDRPFVFLGHSMGGLVSFELTRYLRHYRHPMPERLVISGRGAPHLPDLKKPLHALPEIEFLHELRQLNGTPREVLDNQELMQLCLPILRADFAVCETYRYQPEQPLDCPLTVLGGIADRDIDRERLEGWRVHTTREFQLRMFPGDHFFLHSAQTEYLQLVSALLA, from the coding sequence ATGCGAATTTCAGCCAGTACTGCCTGGGTAATCCGACCCAGGCCAATTCCAAATGCCACGCGACGATTGTTTTGTTTCCCTTATGCTGGTGGCGGGGCCACGGTTTTTCATGCCTGGTCGCGGTTGCTTCCTCCAACGGTTGAATTGTGCAATATCCAGCTTCCTGGGCGCGGAAGTCGCCTTGGGGAAACTCCGTTTACCTCGCTCCCGCCGTTGATCGAAGCCGTTGCCAGTGCGCTGACCCCATTCTTTGATCGGCCATTTGTTTTTCTCGGACATAGCATGGGTGGACTTGTCAGCTTTGAACTGACCCGGTACCTGCGCCACTATCGGCACCCAATGCCTGAACGATTGGTGATTTCAGGGCGTGGCGCACCGCACCTCCCCGATCTAAAAAAACCGCTCCATGCGTTGCCGGAAATCGAGTTTCTGCATGAACTTCGGCAATTGAATGGCACGCCACGTGAGGTCCTCGACAACCAGGAGTTGATGCAATTGTGTTTGCCGATTCTCCGGGCGGATTTTGCGGTGTGCGAAACCTATCGGTATCAACCAGAACAACCATTGGACTGCCCCTTAACGGTTCTGGGGGGAATTGCCGACCGTGACATTGACCGTGAACGACTCGAAGGCTGGCGCGTGCATACCACTCGGGAATTTCAGCTTCGGATGTTTCCAGGAGATCATTTTTTCCTGCACTCAGCCCAAACCGAATATCTACAACTGGTTAGTGCGTTGCTGGCCTGA